GTTGCGCAAAATAGACTGGCCATCCAGGTTAGAAAGCGATAAACGGTAAGTTCCGCGGTCGCCACCACCCGAAATAGCTACAGTATTGGTCCAGCTGGCAGCAGTGCGGTAGAAATTTTCGATGTTATCTTTCACTGCAGAGTAAGGGTGCAATTGACCATCAGACTGAATAGTAGGAACACCATCCAGGCGCTCACCCCAGGAGTTACGACCAGATAAAGCCGCCGAAGCTACGTCAACGGGTCTTACACCTTGCGTTCCCTGGCCATATTCGTATTGCCAATCGGTATTATCAACCGCTTTGTCGAACTGTAAGTTGGTATTGTATTCAATGGTAGTTTTGCCTTTTACGCCACTTTTAGTCGTAATTTGAATAACACCATTAGCGGCCCGCGAGCCGTACAAAGCCGAAGCAGTAGATCCTTTTAAAACGGTCATGGTTTCGATATCGTCCGGGTTGATGTTACCAATACCATCGCCTTGGTCGGCACCGCCCCACTCACCGGAGCTACCCCGGTTGCTGTTATCCATGGGCACACCATTAATAACAATTAAAGGAGAAGAACTACCGGAAAACGAAGTTACCCCCCGAATGTTAATCCGGGCAGAAGAACCAGGGCCACCGCTGGTACCAGCCACGTTTAAGCCAGAAACCCGGCCTGACAAAGAGTTGGCTACGTTGGCTTCGCGGGCAACGTTTAATACTTCGCCGCCTACTTTAGAAACTGAATAACCCAGTTTACGCTCTTCTTTTTTGATACCCAAAGCGGTAACTACCACTTCTTGTAGCGCAGTCGCATCGCTTTCCAATACCACATTTATTACTGAGCGGTTATTAACTGGAACAGTTTGGTTTTTGTAGCCAATGTAAGAGAAAATAAGACTGCCGTTACCTGGCACTTCCACGCGGTAATTGCCATCTACATCTGTAATAGCACCTTGCGTGGTACCGCTAATCTGGATACTAACTCCGACCAACGGCGAATTATCAGAACCGGTTACCTTGCCGGTAACCTGGTTACTCTGCGCAAAGCCATATAGTTGGCTCAGTAGCAGCAGTAATGTTAAAAAGGGTAAAGCTTTTTTTAGCATGAGTAAAATATTAAGATAGAGAAATGTGTGGTAATAAGGTGTTAAGAAACCAAATTGAACCTTTTACAAGATTCCGGTAGAAGAAATTTAAAGCTGTTTGTACTTATAGCTTATAAACATGGATGTTTTTGTAGTTTTAAATTTACGAGTAATCAATTATTTTTATCATAGTGTTGTGTTAAAATAAAAGTTGGTTGGTGTGAAATGTAAGAGTAGGTTAGTAGTAAAAATCAATTAAACCGGATTATAAACCGGCAGACTAGGTTTCTTGTTTTAAGAAGTTTTCATGCTCCGGATGTTAAATAAAAAGCGGCCTATTTAAAACATAAGCTAAAATGAACACGCGAATTTTATTCAATATTTAGGTTTTTGGATGTGCTGTTAATTTTTTAAGTCGGTTTGGCTAAATGATAGTGGCTTTCTGGTAAAAGGCATTCTATTTTCATATTGATTTTTAAAAATAACTGTTTTTACCCGGAATGTTGCTGCACAATTTAACAGCCTTTGGTTAAGCAAATAAAATAATAATTACTTAACCTTTAAAAGTTTTTTTAAAAATAATTATAAAAATAGAATTGTAAAAGCAAAATATTGGGAATAAAATTAATTTAGTATGTGTGCGCACACACTTAAATCAATAAAATCATGTGTGCGTACACATTTTTAGATTAAATAAGTTTTGTGCTGTTATTTTTTTAAGTAAGTTTAACCCGAATTTTAAAGCCATATAAGCAAAATTCAATTTAGTATTTTGCTCCATCCTATTCGTTGTTAATCAAACTGTTTAATGGGAACTGCCTCGTTGGTGGTAAGTTTTTATATTAAATTATAGATAGGTTTAGCTTTGAATTTCTGTAGTTTAAGGTTGAATTCTACGGGCTTGTAATATTTTACATTCCATTAAGTTCGCGGGCTGTTGCGCAAGGTAATGGATGGCTTTTGTGGTAAAGAAAGCCGGCTTTCAGCCACCTATTACCTCTGTCATTAAACGGTTATAAAGCACGAAACAGTTTACCTATTTACTTATGCGCCTATTTTTTACTTTTTTACTGGTAACTTTTTGTTTAAATCTGAGTTGGGGGCAGCAGCATAATACCTCTAAAACTTACGTAGCTCCTACCGATGCCAAGGTACAGGCCAAACTGGCTCAATGGCAGGATTTAAAATTTGGTTTATTTATGCACTGGGGTACCTATAGTCAGTGGGGCATTGTAGAAAGCTGGAGCATTTGCCCCGAAGATGAAGGCTGGACGCAACGCCGGGGACCTTACGCGAGCGATTACAATACCTATAAAAAAGCCTACGAAAACATACGCACCGAATTTAATCCGGTAAAATTTAATCCGGAAAAATGGGTGATGGCAGCCAAAGCAGCCGGCATGAAGTACATGGTATTTACCACCAAACACCATGATGGTTTTGCCATGTTCGATACAAAAGAATCGGATTATAAAATTACCGACCCCAAAACTGCTTTTGCCGCTAACCCCCGCAGTAATATTACCAAAGAAGTATTTAACGCTTTCCGGAAAGAAAATTTTTTATTAGGAACCTATTTTTCTAAACCCGATTGGCACAACGAAAATTACTGGTGGCCTTACTTCCCGCCCAAAGACCGCAACGTAAACTACGATCCGGCTAAATACCCCGAGCGTTGGCAAAAATTTAAAAATTTTACTTATAACCAAATCAGTGAGTTGATGTCGGGTTATGGCCCGGTGGATATTTTGTGGTTGGATGGAGGCTGGGTACGGCCTAAAAACACCATTGATCCTAGCGTAGATTGGCAAAAAGCCATCACTTTTGAGCAGGATATTGATATGGCCCGCATCGCCAAGATGGCCCGCGAAAAACAACCCGGCTTAATTGTAGTGGACCGCACCGTAGCCGGCGAATTCGAAAATTACACGACGCCCGAACACACCGTACCAGACCAACCACTGGATCACCCTTGGGAAACCTGCATGACCATGGGCGATTCCTGGAGTTATGTACCCAACGATAAGTATAAATCAACCAATCAGCTTATTCAATTGCTTGTTAAAATAGTATCCCGCGGCGGTAATTTCCTATTAAATATTGGCCCCAGCCCGGAAGGCGATTGGGCGCCGGATGCATACCAGCGGCTGGAACAAATTGGAAATTGGATGAACGTAAACGGAGAAGGCATTTATAACTCCCGCTCGGTGGCCCCTTACGCTTATAAAAACATTTACTACACGCAGTCAAAAGATCAATCCGTTATTTACGCTTATTATTTATCCGATAAAGAACAGGTAAACTTACCCGCTACCCTGGAGATTCCTCTGGATAAAATTAATCAGGTAAAAAAGGTTAGTTTGTTAGGCTCTCCGGAGAAATTAAAATGGCAATATCAAGGTAATAAATTGCGGGTGCAAATACCCGGTAAGTTGCAGAAAAACAACAACCTAAAACAAGCCGCCGGCTTTAAAATTGAATACTAATTTAACTTAAATAATTATTCATTAACTATTTAAATTGTAGAGTGGGCAGTTAAAGCTGATTAGTGCGGCCAGCTGCTCGATTGGTTTATAGAATGGAAAGAATTATACCCGAAGAAAAAATTATTGGCGTGGATATTGGCGGCACCAAAATTCACCTGGGATTAGTGCAGCACGGTACCGTTATCCGGGAAATGAAAATTCCGACTTCTGCCCAATCCGGCAGAGAACAAATTTTAAACGAACTTATTCAGGGCATCCAACAATTTATAGAACCAGACGTGCTGGGGATTGGAGTGGGAGTTCCGGGCCTGGTTGACGAAGGGAATGGAGTCGTTTTTGACGTGCAAAATATCCCGGATTTTACCCAGGTGCCTTTAAAAAAATGCCTGGAGGATTACTTTGCTAAACCTACTTATCTCACCAACGATGCTAATAGTTTTATTCTCGGCGAAAAACTCTACGGGCGCGCCCAGCCATTTCAGAATGTGGTGGGTTTAACCTTGGGTACAGGTTTAGGCGGCGGAATTATTACCAACAACCAATTGTATTCCGGCGCTTTTTCTGCTGCCGGCGAATTTGGTTGCATTCCGTACCGCGATAAAACCCTGGAAGATTATTGCAGTGGTAAGTTTTTTATTAATCAGTTTGGTATTTCCGGACCCGAGATACACGCCCGGGCCATTAAGAACGACCCCAAAGCTTTAACCATTTTGCACCAATTTGGCGAGCATCTCGGCGAAGCCATCAAAATAATTATGTACGTGTTAGCTCCTGAAGCCATTTTTTTAGGTGGTTCGGTAAGTACCTGTTATCCTTATTTTAAAGCCGGTATGCAGCTTAGCGTGGCCCGGTTTCCGTTTGCGCAAATCAAAAAACATGTAATAATTGAACGGTCGCGGATGAACAACGGCGCTATTTTGGGAGCGGCGGCTTTAGTGTACATGAAAAGCAAAGCGGAAGCCGCTAAAATTTAAAATTTTTAAAAGTTACCTGTTCAACCGATTTTATGAAAGTAAGAGTGGACTTTATGCTAAGTAAAAAATGCGGATTTTAAAGTTATTGCTGTTGAGTTTGTTTGCGCTACCAAGCCCATGGGTGCGCGCTCAAACCTTTTTTAAAGATAAAGAAGCGCTTTTTACCGAACCTAAACAATACGTAACTTACTTTACGGCACAGCCGCCGCTTATTGATGGTAACCTGAACGAACCAGTCTGGCAGGCCGCACCCTGGTCCGATACATTTATGGATATTGAGGGGGAGGCCAAACCCAAGCCGACTTACCAGACCCGTTTTAAAATGCTATGGAACGATACCTGTTTGTTTGTGGCCGCCGAATTACAGGAACCACAGGTATGGGCAACTTTAAAAAAACACGATGCCATTATTTACCACGACAACGATTTTGAGATTTTTATCGATCCGGATAACGATGGCCGGCATTACTACGAAATAGAAGTAAACGCCTTTAACACCCTATTTGATTTATTCCTGGATAAACCTTACCGCAACGGCGGCATAGCGGTAATTCCGTGGCAGGCCGAAGGTTTACAATCCAGGGTGCAGGTGCAAGGCACCATTAACCAACCCCAGGACACCGATAAAAGTTGGACAGTGGAAATGGCAATTCCTTTTCGGGCCATTGCCAAAAACAATAAATCCTTTACCCCCCAAGACAAAGACTTTTGGCGGATTAATTTCTCGCGGGTGCAGTGGGATGTATTCGTAAAAAATAACGCTTACGTAAAAGTAACCAATGCGCAAGGCAAAGTTAATCCGGAGCATAATTGGGTTTGGTCGCCGCAGGGTGTTATTAACATGCATTTTCCGGAACGCTGGGGTTATTTATTCTTCAGTCGGCAAGCAGTGGCAGAAGAAACTACCCCTGCATTTGCTTTGCCTTACGCCGAGAAACAAAAAAAATATTTATGGTACCTGTATTACCAGCAGCGGGAGTACTACCAAAAACACCAGCACTATGCCCGTTCTTTTTCGGATTTAGGGCTGCCGCAAAATTCATCCATCAAGATTGATGATAAATTAAATTACTTTAAATTAGAGACCAGCACGCACCAGTTTATGGCTTATGTAACCGGCCCGGATGCCGTTACTTACACCATTAATCAGGACGGGTACATTCAAAAACTTTCCCCTAAAAAAGGACCATAATTTTGAATTTTTTAAATTTTAGTTCGGCCAGGTCATTCCGGAAGTTTAATTGCTTGCCAAAGGCTGGTGTTAGTGTAAAATCTTGTTTTGTTTTCTGGCTTTAACCTTTTTGTATTATGTATTTAGATAGCCGCCGTAAATTTTTAAAAGCCTCGTCGTTGGGCATGTCGCTGTTTGCCCTGGACCGGAGTGCTCTTGGCCGCACTTTAGCCGAAGAATCCGCAGCGCCCACCCAACCCATTGTAATATCTACCTGGGATTTCGGGATTCCGGCGAACCAGGCTGCCTGGAAAATTTTAAACAATGGCGGGCGTGCTTTGGATGCCGTAGAAGCCGGCGCCCGCGTACCCGAAGTTGATTTAAATAACCACAGTGTAGGGCGCGCAGGTTACCCCGACCGCGATGGCCACGTAACCCTGGATGCCTGCATCATGGACGAACAAGGTAACTGCGGAGCGGTAGCGGCTTTAGAATACATTGATCATCCGATATCGGTGGCCCGTTTGGTGATGGAGAAAACCCCGCACGTGTTTTTGGTTGGCGAAGGGGCTATGCAGTTTGCTTTGGAAAACGGATTTAAAAAAACAAAGCTACTCACCCCCGAATCGGAAAAAGCCTGGAAAGAATGGTTAAAAGATGCCAAATACAAACCCACCATTAACGTAGAAAATAAATTATACCAGCCCGTTGATAAACTGCCCGGCAATAAATTTAACCACGATACCATTGGCATGTTGGCTCTGGATGCCCAAGGTAACTTGTCGGGGGCTTGTACTACCAGTGGCATGGCTTTTAAAATGCGGGGCCGGGTAGGCGATAGCCCCATTATAGGCGCGGGCCTTTACGTAGATAACGAAGTAGGCGGCGCAACCTCTACGGGAGTAGGCGAAGAAGTAATCCGGAATGTAGGCAGTTTTCTGGTGGTAGAATTAATGCGGCAAGGCTACTCTCCCGAAGCTGCTTGTAAAGCCGCCGTTGACCGGATCATTAATAAAAAGCCAGCTAAAGCCAAAGAAATTCAGGTTGGGTTTTTAGCTCTGAACAAAAAAGGGGAATACGGCGCTTACGCTATTCAAAGCGGTTTTTCGTATGCCGTGTGCAATGGGCAAAAGCAAGATTTGCTTCTTAAGAGTAAAAGCACTTATTAATTATAAAGGATTACTTTTAAGCCTAGGTTGGATGCTCTAATTCATGCGTACTTTTAGCTCAAAGTAAACTTAAAATTGAAATGTTTTATGATTAATTTTAAAAAATAACCTTTTTGAATATAATTTGTTCTTACTTATTCATTTATTTACCATTCTATTCTCCAATTAAAACAGGCCGGTAGTGTATGAGCAAGATAAATTGCGTATTACTGATTGATGACAACGAAACAACTTCTTTTATCAACCGCTTACTCATTGAACGATTAAATATTACGGATCAGTTATTATCGGTGCAGGATGGTCGGGCGGCATTAAGTTTACTGCAAGACCGTTTAAACAACGGCGAGGCTTTACCCGATTTAATTTTATTGGATATTAAAATGCCGGGCATGGATGGCTTCGAGTTTTATTCTACGTTTAAACAACAACCAGAATATGCGTCTTGCTTTACCGTAATGCTTACTACGTCGCAAAATGCCCGGGATCTGGAGCAAGCAAAGGCTTTAGGTATTCCATATTTTTTAACTAAGCCGTTAACCCCGCAAAAGTTAAACGATATTATTAATCTGCACACGAGTAGAAAGTAAGCCGTTGTAAAAGCAAAAATTTTAAAATTTTAAACCGGCTTTACTTAAGTGCTGTTGCAGCGCCTGGTAATAGTTATCCAGAGAGTTTTGGTGCGTAAATAAAAACAAGAATGGCTCAATCAGTTCTAATTCCATTAGCATAAAAGAGCCGTTTACTTCTAAGCAATCCACGCGGGCATACAAACAGTTGGCGGCAAATTGTTGCACAATGCCGCTGGCCTGAAGTAGTAAGTGCGGCGGCGCATCCTTCGGAAAAATGCTGCCACCCAGGTAATGTTGCACCCGAAAATCACCTTCCTGCGGTGTTTTAAGTAAGCAATGGCTAAATTGGCCGTTAAAGAAAATAAAAGACCATTCTCCCTGGGTTTGCACTTCCGGCAAAAAAGGCTGCGCCAGAAAAGATTCCTGCGCAAACAAAGCATTTAATTTAATGGCTTGCTCTTCGGCGTTGTCGCGCGATATGGCAAAGGTGTTTTTGGCGCCGCCGCTCACGCAAGGCTTTATAATTATTTTTTCGGTGCCGTAATGCCGGAAAATTTGTTCCAGTTTAAAAGCTTCGCCGGGTTCAATCCAAAGGGTAGGGGTAATGTTAAAGCCAGCAGCCTCTATATCGCCCAAGTAATGTTTGTCGGTGTTCCAACGCACAGTTTTGAGCGGGTTCAGCATGGGAATGTTTTTCTTTTCGATTACATCCAACCATTCCCGGAAATCAATAATGTAATCAAAATAATCCCAGGGCGATTTTAAAAGCAGCAAGTCGTACTTATCCCAATTTACCTTAGGGTCGTTCCAAATCTCGAAGGTAAGATCTAACCCTTTCTCTTTTAAAAAATTAAACAAAACCGTATCCTCGTCTTCTACGGTAGAGGTGTATTTACCATAATCCTGGTAAGTGATAAAGGCTATTTTGGGTTGAGCCATGAACAATACTTAGAATTTAATTAGCGGATCTTACCGTAATAAAGAGAGAATTTTTTTAAAAATTTAAAAAATTAAAAACCGTATACCGAAAAACCGCCGTCGATGGCTAAACATTGCCCGGTGATATAACTGGCGGCGGGCATACACAAAAAGGCGGCGGCCGCAGCTACTTCAATGGGTTCGCCTACCCGGCCCATGGGCGTTCGGGAAAGCACATCGTTCAGGTAGTCGGGGTTCTGCAATACGGCATCGGCCAAAGGAGTGCGAATATACCAGGGGGCTAAAGCATTTACCCGGATGTTATCTGGGGCCCATTCTACCGCCAGGTTTTTGGTTAACTGAATCATGGCGGCTTTGGTCATGCCGTAAATGGCGCCGGTACGCAAATGGTTTAAACCCGACACCGAAGAAATTTGAATGATATTGCCTTGACCGGATTGTTTTAGCAATGGATGTAAAAGCTGGCATAAGTGAAAAGTAGAGGTAAGATTGGTATCCACCAGCAATTGGTATTCTTTTTCGGAATAAGCCGTGGTTTTTTTCCGGATGTTGGTGCCTACGTTATTTACCAATATATCCAATTTGCCCCAACGTTCCGTAATTTCGGTAGTTAAGTTAATGCGGTCCGTAGAGTGGCTTAAGTCGGCGGCGTAGCCGCTGGCGGGTAATTGTTGCGCTTGCCACTCCGATAGCAACGCATCTATTTCCAGTTGTTTACGCGCTACAATCAGCACCTCAGCCCCTAAATTTAAAAATTCTTCGGCAATGGCCCGACCAATGCCTTTAGTACCGCCCGTAACTAAGGCGCGTTTACCAGTTAAATTCCACCGGTTTGCTGTATTTGTTATCTGGTTCATTTATTTGATTCTGAAAAAGCCACTAAGCTGGTTTACAAAGCAGCCAAATAGTTTAACCTTATTGCTCCAACTACTCCGTTTAAAAATACTTTATTTTTAAAAACTGATAGAATAAGCTTGTACGGATACTTAACAGGCTAAGCTTAAATTTTGAAATTTTTTAAAATTTTTAATTCAGGCTTGTTGATTTCTATTATGCTCTTTTAGCCGCAATAGTAAATTTTTCGGGTTTATTCGGCCGAATTGATCATCGTAGAGCTGATAATGGATAAAAGTTACGTGTAGCTCTCCGGCTTCTATCTGTTTTGAGGAATTGCAGTATAAAATAAGCTTATGGGAGTTTACCAGGGTAGCGCCTTGTAAAGTTAAGTTATGCGCAACAATTTTACTGGGCTCCGATAGGGGTATGCGGTTGGCTGTAGTTGCAGTATAACTCAGGTAATAAATTTCGGGTTTGCCATGCAAAACCAGCCGAAGTACATCTGTGAGCCAGGGCGTAGTATTGGTAGCAAAGGTTTGCCAATCGATCCGCACATTAGAACTATCCGGATTTGCCACCATCGCCAGAAGCGGGCAACCCGTTAAGTGTTCCAATATAGCTGGCAGCACCAATTCGGGATTTGTACATAGTTCAGGTAAGTCCATAATTTAAAAAAATACGCTCCAGCTGGGTTGTTTACGGTTCTGTTGCTTACCAAAAACAAAACCTGAAAATTTCGTTATACGCGTTTTCTATAAAATTCGGGCTACGGTAGCCGACTTATCAATTTTGCCGGAGGCAGTGGTCGAAAAAGTCGCTGTGTACCGGATTTCCTTGGGGTTCTCGTATTTATCCAGCCGTTTTTTTAATTCTGCTGAAAGTAATGCTTCCTGTTCCGGATTTAATTTTTCACCCTCCAGCATGGCAATTACCCGTTGGCCTAATTTTTCGTCGGGCAGAGCCGTAATAAAAGATTTGCGGTCGATTTGTTGCTCCACTAAAACCTGGGCCAGAATAACCTCCACTTTTTCCGCCTGAATTTTTACGCCGCCGCTATTAATGGTATTATCGATGCGCCCTAGCCATTCAAATTCATGCCCTAAAATAAGGTTTACTAAATCGTTGGTGGTAATAAGTTCATTATTGGTGATGGCGCCTTGTATGGTTAAACAGCCACGTTGATCCTGACCCAAGTGCACTTGAGGTGCCGCCCGAAAGTATTTATTGGGTTGGTTGCCGTTTAATTTTTTTAACGCCACGTGCGAAGCGGTTTCAGTCATGCCGTAGGTATGATAAACCGGGGCTTTAATGGCCTGAATTTGCTTGAATAAATCAGCAGAAATTGGTGCGCCGCCCACCAAAATTCCTTTCATATTATCGAGCAGGGTTTTCTTTTCCGGTGACTCGGTTAATATGGTACTTAACTGCAGGGGCACAAAAGAGCCAAACGCAAAATTTTCCGGTTCATTGGGTGGCAAGTATTTCAATGGATTACCAATCGGCTCTATAATGGTCAGATGCAAATTCCCGATTAATCCCCGCACCAACATCATCATGCCGCCTATGTATTCGGTATTTAAACAAACCAGCGCCCGATCGTTTTCCTGTAAGTTTAAAGCCTGCAGCGTATAGCGGGCGCTAGCTTCCATTTGCTTACGGGTTAAAGTAATCAGTTTGGGGGCACCCGTAGAGCCGGAAGTATTTATGGTAATTTCCTGTACGCCTTTGAGCCAGTTGTGGCAAAATTCCAGGGTGGTAACCTCGTAGCCGTTTAAAGGAATACTATTCCGGAAAGAATAATTAGCTATTTCTTCGTAGTAAAATTTTTTGCCATTCAGCAGCAGATGGTCCATGCGAGTATCAGGTAGCAAGTATCAAGTAACAAGTATTAAGAACGGAGAAATACGTGGAATGTATTAAGTCAACCTAAATTTTAAATTTTTAAAAATCTGGCTTCATACTACCTGCTACTTACTACATATTACCTACTACCTGATACCTGCTACTAAAAAATTAAGGGAATTTTGGATACTTTGAGAAATCGGGTTGGCGTTTTTCCATGAAAGCGTTTTTGCCTTCTTTGGCTTCGTCAGATAAATAATACAGTAAAGTGGCGTTACCAGCTAATTCCTGGATACCAGCTTGTCCGTCGAGTTCGGCGTTAAAGGCTGATTTTAACATGCGTAGCGCCAGCGGACTTTTCTCCAAGATTTTTCCGCACCATTCCACGGTAGTTTCTTCCAGTTTTTCGAGCGGTACTACTTTATTCACTAGTCCCATATCCAGGGCTTCCTGAGCATCATACTGGTCGCATAAGAACCAGATTTCGCGGGCTTTTTTCTGACCAACAATCCGGGCCAGGTAAGACGCGCCAAAGCCACCATCAAAAGAACCTACCTTCGGGCCAGTTTGGCCAAAGCGGGCATTTTCTGCCGCAATAGTTAAATCACAAACTACGTGTAATACGTGGCCGCCGCCAATAGCCCAACCGGCTACCATGGCAATTACTGGTTTCGGAATTCGCCGTATTTGCATTTGTAAATCCAAAACGTTTAAACGCGGCACGGTATCCTGGCCAATGTAGCCGCCGTGGCCCCGCACGCTTTGGTCGCCGCCGCTGCAGAAAGCTTTGCCGCCTTCGCCGGTTAAAATAATAACGCCCACTTCCGGATTTTGACGGGCCAGTTCCATGGCGTCGCTCATTTCCTGGACGGTAAGCGGCGTAAAAGCATTATGCTTGTGCGGCCGGTTAATGCTTATTTTGGCGATGCCTTTATAGTAAGAAAAAATAATTTCTTGATATTCTTTTAGCGGTTGCCACGGATAATTACTTTCCATATGATAGGTATTTGCAGATTCAGGTTAAAAATGAGTTCGAAGGTAGATTATACGGCCGAAAAATAAAAAATTCTACCTCTATAAAAACAAAAGCCGTTACGGATAGGAGTAACGGCTTTTAAGTTCTTACGCTAGAACAGATAAAATATGGACACAAAAAATAATGGTTATTCTTCTTCGTAATGTTCCAGGTATTTATCCACGGACCAGGGTCCTGAACCAATAATAAACATACTGATTAGCAGTATCAAAGTAATTAGCGCCGTCCACCATTCCACGGGGTTACTTGCCAGGTTTACCTCGGACCACACAAAGTTAATGCCGCCCTGGGCCAGATTATTTTCGGCACTCATCCGGATGCCCGGCATAGTAAATAACACCGCCCCTAACAAAATGGGTAACTGAAAGAAAATAGCAATACGGGTTATAAACCCAAGTGCTATAAATAAACCTCCTATAATGTGGGTATAGGCAATAAATTGTACCAATGATTGGGCGCTCCAGTCGAGATTAGAGCCATTGAGTAAATTAATGTTGGTAATAAAGGTTTGTACCGCTTCTATCTGACTAAGCACAATAAAGCCTTTGGCAAACAGAAAAACGCCTAAACCCATCCGCACAAAATCAAACCAGGCCGGATAATGCAAGGCGGCCCAGTTTTCTATTCTCTGGGTAATTTCCATAACGTTTACATTTTCGATTTTTTAAAATCGCGGTTAAAGCAATAGCTAACTTTCACGGTGAGTGCGCATGTATTGGTCAATGGACCAACGGCCGGAATCAAAAATGAAAAATACAACCAATAGAAATAAGGTTAAAACCGATACCCCCCATTCGGTATTAATAGAACCAAAATCTATACCTGGGCGCACAAATAACACCGCTCCAATTAAAATAGGGAGCTGGAACAAAATGGCAGTGCGGGTAACCAGGCCCATAGTAATGAGCAACCCCCCGACTAAATGCGCAAAAGCAATGTAATGCGCGAACCAGAACGACGACCAATCCATGTTAATGTTGATCAGGAGCCTTTCTAAAACACCAATGTCGCTGATGAAAATCAGCCCTTTAACGAAGAGGAAGATTCCGAGGCCAAAGCGGATAAAGTCGAGCCAAATGGGATGATGCTGATCAGCCCAATGTTCAATTTTGTGCGTAACTTCCATAATCCTGATTTTTTAAAAAACGTCTGTTTAAATATACGATTTTTAATGAAATCCGGAATAAGTTATTGACACAAAGTTACTTACTTTTAAAAGGCGATTGATTTCGGTATGATTCAAAAAATGCAGCGTTTTGCTCGCTTTGCGTACATATTTCTAATATCCCCGGCCCATCGCTCCAGAAAGCAGGTAAAAAATTAGATAATTGTTGCAAATTCTCGCAGCGGAAATAAGCTAAATTAAATTCCAGCGCGGTTAATTTAGCTTCTAAAGGTTGATAGGTTTCAAAGAATTCGGCTAATTCGGGCTGTTGTTTGGGTCCATCGATGAGCCGGAAAATGCCACCTGCGTGGTTATTTAAAACGATAATCCGCAAATTAGCCGGCAAGTAATTATGCCA
The sequence above is a segment of the Adhaeribacter swui genome. Coding sequences within it:
- a CDS encoding SDR family oxidoreductase; the protein is MNQITNTANRWNLTGKRALVTGGTKGIGRAIAEEFLNLGAEVLIVARKQLEIDALLSEWQAQQLPASGYAADLSHSTDRINLTTEITERWGKLDILVNNVGTNIRKKTTAYSEKEYQLLVDTNLTSTFHLCQLLHPLLKQSGQGNIIQISSVSGLNHLRTGAIYGMTKAAMIQLTKNLAVEWAPDNIRVNALAPWYIRTPLADAVLQNPDYLNDVLSRTPMGRVGEPIEVAAAAAFLCMPAASYITGQCLAIDGGFSVYGF
- a CDS encoding DoxX family protein, giving the protein MEITQRIENWAALHYPAWFDFVRMGLGVFLFAKGFIVLSQIEAVQTFITNINLLNGSNLDWSAQSLVQFIAYTHIIGGLFIALGFITRIAIFFQLPILLGAVLFTMPGIRMSAENNLAQGGINFVWSEVNLASNPVEWWTALITLILLISMFIIGSGPWSVDKYLEHYEEE
- the menB gene encoding 1,4-dihydroxy-2-naphthoyl-CoA synthase codes for the protein MESNYPWQPLKEYQEIIFSYYKGIAKISINRPHKHNAFTPLTVQEMSDAMELARQNPEVGVIILTGEGGKAFCSGGDQSVRGHGGYIGQDTVPRLNVLDLQMQIRRIPKPVIAMVAGWAIGGGHVLHVVCDLTIAAENARFGQTGPKVGSFDGGFGASYLARIVGQKKAREIWFLCDQYDAQEALDMGLVNKVVPLEKLEETTVEWCGKILEKSPLALRMLKSAFNAELDGQAGIQELAGNATLLYYLSDEAKEGKNAFMEKRQPDFSKYPKFP
- a CDS encoding AMP-binding protein, which translates into the protein MDHLLLNGKKFYYEEIANYSFRNSIPLNGYEVTTLEFCHNWLKGVQEITINTSGSTGAPKLITLTRKQMEASARYTLQALNLQENDRALVCLNTEYIGGMMMLVRGLIGNLHLTIIEPIGNPLKYLPPNEPENFAFGSFVPLQLSTILTESPEKKTLLDNMKGILVGGAPISADLFKQIQAIKAPVYHTYGMTETASHVALKKLNGNQPNKYFRAAPQVHLGQDQRGCLTIQGAITNNELITTNDLVNLILGHEFEWLGRIDNTINSGGVKIQAEKVEVILAQVLVEQQIDRKSFITALPDEKLGQRVIAMLEGEKLNPEQEALLSAELKKRLDKYENPKEIRYTATFSTTASGKIDKSATVARIL
- a CDS encoding DoxX family protein, which encodes MEVTHKIEHWADQHHPIWLDFIRFGLGIFLFVKGLIFISDIGVLERLLININMDWSSFWFAHYIAFAHLVGGLLITMGLVTRTAILFQLPILIGAVLFVRPGIDFGSINTEWGVSVLTLFLLVVFFIFDSGRWSIDQYMRTHRES